From a region of the Panicum virgatum strain AP13 chromosome 2K, P.virgatum_v5, whole genome shotgun sequence genome:
- the LOC120687976 gene encoding G-type lectin S-receptor-like serine/threonine-protein kinase At2g19130 → MRPPHHLLLGLLLLLCLRAPPRPAAAADADTDTVSPGNGLAGTGARLVSNNSKFALGFFKADSRSPNTYLGIWFNKVPKLTPLWSANGDSPVVDPASPELAISGDGNLVIRDRATAAGSVVWSTRANTTTTRTVAVLLDDGNLVLRSAANASDVFWQSFDHPTDTLFAGAKIGWDKRTGVNRRLVSRKNSVDQAPGLYSLEFDFSGVGHLVWNSTVEYWSTGSWNGKYFGLAPEMIGAVMPSFKFVNNSEEAYFIYYLHNDTAIVHTAIDFSGRGLVGIWLDSLQDWLVNYRQPVAQCDVHATCGPFTVCNEAAHETCSCMKGFSVRSPGDWDLGDRTDGCMRNTPLGCASDRFYPVQSVSLPYGAEKVQAAAGEDDCEQACLGNCSCTAYSYGGGSCSIWHGKLYNVKQQSGAASDRNGVALYIRLAAAEMASVETKKSGISTGAVIGVAVGASAAAAILVIILGLVIWRRKGKWFGSKLEDAQGGIGIIAFRYVDLQRATKNFSEKLGGGSFGSVFKGCLNDSVTLAVKRLDGAHQGEKQFRAEVNSVGIIQHINLVKLIGFCCEGDKRMLVYEYMPNHSLDVHLFKADDTVLDWNVRYQIAIGVARGLAYLHTSCRDCIIHCDIKPENILLDASFVPKIADFGMAKVLGREFSHAMTTMRGTIGYLAPEWIGGTVVTSKVDVYSYGMVLFEIISGRRNSCPEYFKDGDYSNFFPMQAARKLLSGEIASLLDAKLHGDVNLKEVERICKVACWCIQENELARPTMAEVVQFLEGLSELDMPPLPRLLNAVTGGSPTSLRH, encoded by the coding sequence ATGCGTCCTCCTCATCACCTTCTCCTcggactcctcctcctcctctgcctgcgcgcgccgccgcgccccgccgccgccgcggacgcggaCACGGACACGGTGTCCCCCGGCAACGGgctcgccggcaccggcgccaggCTCGTCTCCAACAACAGCAAGTTCGCGCTCGGCTTCTTCAAGGCCGACAGCAGGTCCCCCAACACCTACCTCGGCATATGGTTCAACAAGGTCCCCAAGCTCACCCCGCTCTGGAGCGCCAACGGCGACAGCCCCGTCGTCGACCCCgcctcgccggagctcgccatctccggcgacgGGAACCTGGTCATCCGCGACCGGGCCACGGCCGCCGGCTCCGTCGTCTGGTCCACCCGcgccaacaccaccaccacccgcaCCGTCGCCGTGCTCCTCGACGACGGCAACCTCGTCCTGCGCAGCGCCGCCAACGCGTCCGACGTCTTCTGGCAGAGCTTCGACCACCCGACGGACACCCTCTTCGCCGGCGCCAAGATCGGCTGGGACAAGCGCACCGGCGTCAACCGCCGCCTGGTTTCCAGGAAGAATTCGGTCGACCAGGCCCCCGGCCTCTACTCCCTGGAGTTCGACTTCAGCGGGGTTGGCCATCTCGTCTGGAACTCCACCGTCGAGTACTGGTCCACCGGGAGCTGGAACGGCAAATACTTCGGCCTGGCGCCGGAGATGATCGGCGCCGTCATGCCGAGCTTCAAGTTCGTCAACAATAGCGAAGAGGCCTACTTCATCTACTACCTGCACAACGACACGGCCATCGTGCACACGGCGATCGACTTCTCCGGCCGGGGCCTCGTGGGCATATGGCTGGACAGCCTCCAGGACTGGCTGGTGAATTACAGGCAGCCGGTGGCTCAGTGCGATGTCCACGCGACCTGCGGGCCTTTCACGGTCTGCAACGAAGCGGCGCACGAAACCTGCAGCTGCATGAAGGGTTTCTCCGTGAGATCGCCCGGGGATTGGGATCTTGGGGACCGAACGGATGGGTGCATGAGGAACACTCCACTGGGCTGTGCAAGTGACAGGTTCTACCCTGTGCAAAGTGTCAGCTTGCCCTACGGCGCGGAGAAAGTTCAGGCTGCTGCAGGTGAAGATGATTGCGAGCAGGCGTGCCTGGGTAACTGCTCTTGCACTGCATATTCCTACGGGGGAGGAAGCTGCTCTATCTGGCATGGCAAATTGTACAATGTGAAACAGCAATCGGGTGCTGCTTCTGATAGAAATGGGGTGGCCCTTTACATCCGCCTCGCCGCAGCGGAGATGGCCAGTGTGGAGACGAAGAAGAGTGGGATTAGCACTGGTGCTGTCATTGGTGTTGCCGTTGGCGCTAGCGCTGCCGCTGCAATCCTGGTGATCATCCTTGGTCTGGTGATTTGGAGGAGAAAAGGGAAGTGGTTTGGTAGCAAACTAGAGGATGCTCAGGGTGGCATTGGGATCATCGCGTTTCGGTATGTTGATTTGCAGCGCGCAACTAAGAACTTCTCGGAGAAGTTGGGGGGAGGCAGCTTCGGTTCTGTATTCAAGGGGTGCCTGAACGACTCTGTTACTTTGGCGGTGAAAAGGCTGGATGGTGCCCATCAAGGGGAGAAGCAGTTTAGAGCAGAAGTGAATTCAGTTGGAATCATCCAACACATCAATTTGGTCAAACTGATTGGATTCTGCTGCGAGGGCGACAAGAGGATGCTTGTGTATGAATACATGCCCAATCACTCCCTTGATGTGCACTTGTTTAAGGCTGATGATACAGTTTTGGATTGGAATGTCAGATACCAAATAGCTATTGGAGTTGCCAGAGGCCTAGCCTACTTGCACACTAGTTGTCGGGACTGCATTATACATTGTGATATCAAGCCAGAGAACATACTTCTCGACGCGTCTTTTGTACCTAAGATTGCAGATTTTGGAATGGCAAAGGTTTTGGGGAGGGAATTCAGCCATGCCATGACTACTATGAGAGGAACTATTGGATACCTAGCGCCTGAATGGATTGGCGGAACTGTTGTTACATCTAAAGTTGATGTTTACAGCTATGGCATGGTTTTGTTTGAGATCATATCAGGAAGGAGGAATTCATGTCCGGAGTACTTCAAGGATGGTGATTATTCAAACTTTTTCCCTATGCAAGCTGCACGCAAGCTTCTCAGTGGAGAGATTGCAAGTCTGTTGGATGCAAAATTGCATGGTGATGTGAACCTCAAGGAGGTCGAAAGAATCTGCAAAGTAGCATGCTGGTGCATTCAAGAAAATGAGCTTGCCCGGCCGACCATGGCCGAGGTGGTGCAGTTTCTTGAGGGCCTTTCTGAGCTCGACATGCCACCATTACCAAGGTTACTAAATGCAGTCACAGGAGGATCACCAACATCACTGCGACATTAG
- the LOC120687986 gene encoding uncharacterized protein LOC120687986 yields the protein MADATPRSRHPPSWADLPRDLAGMVLRLLPAYADRARFAAVCPQWRAAARELPLLALPDGTFYSLPHGKPFRFPGFGCAGYKSACGGRWLVFSRDDGCFLVDPFAGATVALPPLSHVRLRPPNAVPKYVRLPGFSMFHPYATWMHIQDPEKMPVINKMILCSPNLVAAFAGSTLLNAGNNSQIIVCQPGASSWSVRANDKCELFEDMTFYQGKLYAVASDENLLVVNISQDPTTGDPQISRIGQVIKGDLAHSTDTTDDAKGKKKLYLVELGGALLMVRRKVCCRMAGETLVAGQSEFEVFKADLEHSQWVNVTTLGGDHMLFLGRPCSRAMSASQYGMPGDQIFFLDDVMENCKQYSYDEETTSVGVYNMRSGEVSSPLSMIWKHEMIHATWLFPWD from the coding sequence ATGGCGGACGCGACGCCGCGCTCCAGGCATCCGCCGTCGTGGGCCGACCTCCCGCGGGACCTGGCCGGCATGGtgctccgcctcctcccggcCTACGCGGACCGCGCCCGCTTCGCCGCCGTGTGCCCGCagtggcgcgccgccgcgcgggagcTGCCCCTGCTCGCGCTCCCGGACGGCACCTTCTACAGCCTCCCCCACGGCAAGCCCTTCCGCTTCCCTGGCTTCGGCTGCGCCGGCTACAAGAGCGCCTGCGGTGGCAGATGGCTTGTCTTCTCGCGCGACGACGGCTGCTTCTTGGTTGACCCCTTCGCCGGGGCCACCGTGGCGCTGCCTCCTCTGTCTCACGTCCGGCTCCGACCCCCTAATGCGGTGCCGAAGTATGTTCGGCTTCCGGGGTTTAGTATGTTCCACCCTTACGCTACTTGGATGCATATCCAGGACCCTGAGAAGATGCCCGTGATAAATAAGATGATCTTGTGCTCGCCAAACCTTGTCGCTGCATTTGCCGGCTCTACACTCCTCAATGCTGGAAACAACAGTCAGATTATAGTGTGCCAGCCAGGGGCTTCCTCATGGTCGGTACGCGCTAATGACAAATGCGAGTTGTTTGAAGACATGACATTCTACCAGGGAAAGCTCTACGCCGTTGCTAGTGATGAGAACCTCCTTGTCGTCAACATCAGCCAAGACCCAACCACCGGCGATCCACAGATCTCACGAATTGGACAGGTCATCAAGGGTGATCTGGCGCATTCGACCGATACGACAGACGATGCCAAAGGGAAAAAGAAGCTCTACCTAGTCGAATTGGGTGGTGCGTTGCTGATGGTACGCAGGAAGGTTTGCTGCAGAATGGCAGGTGAGACACTTGTGGCCGGACAGAGTGAGTTTGAGGTGTTCAAGGCTGACTTGGAGCACTCACAGTGGGTGAATGTGACAACGCTGGGCGGCGACCACATGCTTTTCCTTGGACGACCATGCTCTAGGGCTATGTCCGCATCTCAGTACGGAATGCCAGGCGACCAAATCTTCTTCTTGGATGATGTTATGGAGAACTGCAAGCAGTACTCGTATGATGAGGAGACCACTTCTGTCGGTGTCTATAACATGAGAAGTGGTGAGGTCTCTTCCCCTCTGTCAATGATCTGGAAACACGAGATGATTCATGCGACGTGGCTGTTCCCTTGGGACTAA
- the LOC120687995 gene encoding formin BNI1-like isoform X2, with amino-acid sequence MDDGDLDSAALWAAVDSAAAQASRVRGASGDDDHRGEVLQPARPFKSPRLASASASYATPPPPPLPLHPPPTHVSPYATHDAAAEARSRLVVVESPPPAPWGVPKGSPIAADGCLLPSLSVANFRKYQEILEKSDYTSISGNPYIKKSGWRKISCFFNVSFEIKDRSIEFDEDRNVKRAEFLVRASMIGGRFSDGWGSCDRREKRFNKPNHDIPSTAETRAKNKACQALEITILDERHGRTVTKVFVQIGPLP; translated from the exons ATGGACGACGGCGACCTCGACTCCGCCGCGCTCTGGGCCGCCGtcgactccgccgccgcccaggcctcCCGCGTCCGCGGCGcctccggcgacgacgaccACCGCGGCGAGGTGCTGCAGCCCGCCCGCCCGTTCAAGTCTCCGCGgctcgcctccgcctccgcctcctacgccacgccgccgccgccgcccctgcctctACACCCTCCCCCGACTCATGTCTCTCCCTACGCCACACacgacgccgcggcggaggccagGAGCCGGCTTGTGGTCGTCGAGAGCCCGCCTCCTGCGCCCTGGGGAGTTCCCAAGGGGAGTCCCATCGCCGCCGACGGGTGCTTGCTGCCCTCCCTCTCCGTGGCCAACTTCAGAAAGTACCAGGAG ATTTTGGAGAAAAGCGACTACACCTCTATCAGTGGGAATCCATACATAAAGAAATCAG GGTGGAGAAAAATATCTTGCTTCTTCAATGTCTCATTTGAAATCAAGGATCgctccatcgagtttgatgaagACCGCAATGTCAAGCGTGCTGAATTTCTTGTTCGAGCCTCAATGAT AGGTGGCAGGTTCTCAGATGGTTGGGGCTCATGTGATCGACGAGAGAAAAGGTTTAACAAACCTAACCATGATATCCCGAGCACAGCTGAAACCAGAGCTAAGAACAAGGCTTGCCAG GCATTGGAAATAACCATCCTGGATGAGAGACATGGAAGAACAGTGACAAAAGTTTTTGTTCAGATAGGACCTCTACCATAA
- the LOC120687995 gene encoding uncharacterized protein LOC120687995 isoform X1, translating into MDDGDLDSAALWAAVDSAAAQASRVRGASGDDDHRGEVLQPARPFKSPRLASASASYATPPPPPLPLHPPPTHVSPYATHDAAAEARSRLVVVESPPPAPWGVPKGSPIAADGCLLPSLSVANFRKYQEVALSILEKSDYTSISGNPYIKKSGWRKISCFFNVSFEIKDRSIEFDEDRNVKRAEFLVRASMIGGRFSDGWGSCDRREKRFNKPNHDIPSTAETRAKNKACQALEITILDERHGRTVTKVFVQIGPLP; encoded by the exons ATGGACGACGGCGACCTCGACTCCGCCGCGCTCTGGGCCGCCGtcgactccgccgccgcccaggcctcCCGCGTCCGCGGCGcctccggcgacgacgaccACCGCGGCGAGGTGCTGCAGCCCGCCCGCCCGTTCAAGTCTCCGCGgctcgcctccgcctccgcctcctacgccacgccgccgccgccgcccctgcctctACACCCTCCCCCGACTCATGTCTCTCCCTACGCCACACacgacgccgcggcggaggccagGAGCCGGCTTGTGGTCGTCGAGAGCCCGCCTCCTGCGCCCTGGGGAGTTCCCAAGGGGAGTCCCATCGCCGCCGACGGGTGCTTGCTGCCCTCCCTCTCCGTGGCCAACTTCAGAAAGTACCAGGAGGTAGCCCTCTCG ATTTTGGAGAAAAGCGACTACACCTCTATCAGTGGGAATCCATACATAAAGAAATCAG GGTGGAGAAAAATATCTTGCTTCTTCAATGTCTCATTTGAAATCAAGGATCgctccatcgagtttgatgaagACCGCAATGTCAAGCGTGCTGAATTTCTTGTTCGAGCCTCAATGAT AGGTGGCAGGTTCTCAGATGGTTGGGGCTCATGTGATCGACGAGAGAAAAGGTTTAACAAACCTAACCATGATATCCCGAGCACAGCTGAAACCAGAGCTAAGAACAAGGCTTGCCAG GCATTGGAAATAACCATCCTGGATGAGAGACATGGAAGAACAGTGACAAAAGTTTTTGTTCAGATAGGACCTCTACCATAA
- the LOC120687995 gene encoding uncharacterized protein LOC120687995 isoform X3: MDDGDLDSAALWAAVDSAAAQASRVRGASGDDDHRGEVLQPARPFKSPRLASASASYATPPPPPLPLHPPPTHVSPYATHDAAAEARSRLVVVESPPPAPWGVPKGSPIAADGCLLPSLSVANFRKYQEVALSILEKSDYTSISGNPYIKKSGWRKISCFFNVSFEIKDRSIEFDEDRNVKRAEFLVRASMIGGRFSDGWGSCDRREKRFNKPNHDIPSTAETRAKNKACQDLLGIGNNHPG; the protein is encoded by the exons ATGGACGACGGCGACCTCGACTCCGCCGCGCTCTGGGCCGCCGtcgactccgccgccgcccaggcctcCCGCGTCCGCGGCGcctccggcgacgacgaccACCGCGGCGAGGTGCTGCAGCCCGCCCGCCCGTTCAAGTCTCCGCGgctcgcctccgcctccgcctcctacgccacgccgccgccgccgcccctgcctctACACCCTCCCCCGACTCATGTCTCTCCCTACGCCACACacgacgccgcggcggaggccagGAGCCGGCTTGTGGTCGTCGAGAGCCCGCCTCCTGCGCCCTGGGGAGTTCCCAAGGGGAGTCCCATCGCCGCCGACGGGTGCTTGCTGCCCTCCCTCTCCGTGGCCAACTTCAGAAAGTACCAGGAGGTAGCCCTCTCG ATTTTGGAGAAAAGCGACTACACCTCTATCAGTGGGAATCCATACATAAAGAAATCAG GGTGGAGAAAAATATCTTGCTTCTTCAATGTCTCATTTGAAATCAAGGATCgctccatcgagtttgatgaagACCGCAATGTCAAGCGTGCTGAATTTCTTGTTCGAGCCTCAATGAT AGGTGGCAGGTTCTCAGATGGTTGGGGCTCATGTGATCGACGAGAGAAAAGGTTTAACAAACCTAACCATGATATCCCGAGCACAGCTGAAACCAGAGCTAAGAACAAGGCTTGCCAG GATCTTCTAGGCATTGGAAATAACCATCCTGGATGA
- the LOC120688023 gene encoding vacuolar protein sorting-associated protein 24 homolog 1-like — protein sequence MEMLKGLLQPRPTPRQQLRKWQGRLSNERLGLDRRVQEVRREEKKVEKAIREAAKRNDMVSAKILAKELVRSRRTVNRLYENKAQISSVSMRLGEIIGIERTANCLSKSAEVMKIVNDLMKAPELAHTMQKLSKEMLKAEVMEHVVNETVDSALDFEDIEYEIEEEVDKVLAALGAETASLLPVLAAQRIKKDSKSSVPGQQQTVDEGIEDDQEDLEEKRREQVFAKVRS from the exons ATGGAGATGCTCAAGGGCCTGCTGCAGCCTCGGCCGACGCCGCGGCAGCAGCTGCGCAAGTGGCAGGGCCGCCTCAGCAACGAGCGCCTCGGCCTCGACCGCCGCGTCCAAG AGGTGCGGAGGGAGGAGAAGAAGGTGGAGAAGGCCATCAGGGAGGCCGCGAAGCGCAACGACATGGTCTCTGCCAAG ATTCTTGCTAAGGAATTGGTGAGATCAAGACGTACTGTGAACCGCCTTTATGAAAACAAGGCTCAAATAAGTTCAGTGTCCATGCGGCTTGGAGAAATTATTG GAATTGAAAGAACTGCTAATTGTCTGTCAAAGAGTGCTGAAGTTATGAAAATTGTTAACGATCTAATGAAAGCTCCAGAACTGGCTCATACAATGCAGAAATTAAGCAAAGAAATGTTGAAG GCGGAGGTGATGGAACATGTGGTCAATGAAACAGTTGATTCAGCTTTAGATTTTGAGGATATAGAATACGAAATTGAAGAGGAGGTTGACAAGGTTCTTGCGGCACTAGGAGCTGAGACTGCCTCACTGCTTCCAGTTCTAGCAGCTCAGAGGATAAAGAAAGATTCAAAGAGCAGTGTTCCAGGACAG CAACAAACTGTCGATGAGGGTATCGAGGATGATCAGGAAGATctagaagagaagagaagagagcaAGTTTTTGCAAAAGTGAGGTCATGA